The Sorangiineae bacterium MSr11367 genome window below encodes:
- a CDS encoding DEAD/DEAH box helicase family protein: MTIALSFVSGTLEIRGLERDAAVLPAMAWDERTECHRAPAVAYAPVVRWLVGTKLPYEDGARRYVELEGGLRVHREARPYQREAVDAWRAQRGRGLVVLPTGAGKSHVALMAIDDKRRSTLVVAPTLDLVRQWMDLLATSFGVHVGLVGGGDHDVQPLTVTTYDSLYLHAEHLGARFGMVVFDECHHLPSAAYSLAARACLAPYRLGLTATPERADGREALLTELIGDTAYRKDIVELSGEYLAEYETECVSIELTPEEREEHDAERAIYRDFVQSHGIRMSRPSGWGEFIMMSSQSAAGRRAMAAYRRQRELAFAPKAKLEYLQYLLHLHRRDRAILFTQDNATAYGIARRFLVPVLTHQTKVRERSAILKAFSAGTYRALATSKVLNEGVDVPDANVAVILSGSGSVREHVQRLGRILRKKGDKRAVLYELVTASTTETFTSDRRREHSAYR; this comes from the coding sequence ATGACCATCGCGCTCTCCTTCGTATCCGGCACCCTCGAGATCCGCGGATTGGAGCGGGATGCGGCCGTGCTGCCGGCCATGGCGTGGGACGAGCGAACGGAATGCCATCGCGCGCCGGCCGTTGCCTATGCGCCCGTCGTGCGGTGGCTGGTGGGCACGAAGCTCCCGTACGAGGACGGTGCGCGGCGCTACGTCGAGCTCGAAGGCGGTTTGCGCGTGCATCGTGAGGCGCGGCCCTACCAACGCGAGGCGGTGGACGCGTGGCGCGCCCAGCGCGGTCGCGGGTTGGTCGTGCTGCCGACGGGCGCGGGCAAGAGTCACGTCGCACTGATGGCCATCGACGACAAGCGGCGCAGCACGCTCGTGGTCGCGCCCACCTTGGATCTCGTGCGCCAGTGGATGGACCTTCTTGCCACGTCGTTCGGCGTGCACGTCGGCCTCGTCGGTGGCGGCGATCACGACGTGCAGCCGCTGACCGTCACCACGTACGATTCCTTGTACCTGCATGCCGAGCACCTCGGTGCGCGGTTCGGCATGGTCGTCTTCGACGAGTGCCACCATCTGCCGAGCGCCGCGTATTCGCTGGCGGCTCGCGCCTGCCTTGCGCCGTACCGCCTCGGGCTCACCGCCACACCGGAGCGCGCCGACGGGCGGGAGGCGCTGCTCACGGAGCTCATTGGCGATACGGCGTACCGCAAGGACATCGTGGAGCTGTCCGGCGAGTACCTCGCGGAGTACGAAACGGAGTGCGTCTCCATCGAGCTCACCCCGGAGGAGCGCGAGGAGCACGATGCGGAGCGTGCCATCTACCGCGACTTCGTGCAGAGCCACGGCATCCGAATGAGCCGGCCTTCGGGGTGGGGCGAGTTCATCATGATGTCCTCGCAGAGCGCCGCGGGGCGCCGGGCCATGGCGGCTTACCGACGGCAGCGCGAGCTGGCCTTCGCGCCGAAGGCCAAGCTCGAATACCTGCAGTACCTCCTTCACCTGCACCGGCGCGACCGCGCCATCTTGTTCACGCAGGACAACGCCACGGCGTACGGCATCGCGCGACGGTTTCTCGTGCCGGTGCTCACGCACCAGACCAAGGTGCGTGAGCGGAGCGCCATCTTGAAGGCGTTTTCGGCGGGGACGTACCGCGCGCTGGCCACCTCGAAGGTGCTCAACGAGGGGGTCGACGTGCCCGATGCCAACGTGGCGGTGATCCTCTCGGGCAGCGGCTCCGTGCGCGAGCACGTGCAGCGGCTCGGGCGCATCCTGCGCAAGAAAGGGGACAAGCGCGCCGTGCTCTACGAGCTCGTCACCGCCTCCACGACCGAGACGTTCACCAGCGACCGCCGCCGGGAGCACAGTGCTTACCGTTGA
- a CDS encoding metallophosphoesterase: MSDALLLHLSDLHFCKTEERDPAPELRKLLCKAVGTVVEEAGPDVRVGLVVTGDLIDSSDTPAERIADVFRSFVHDLREVIGSAPIVLLPGNHDRRIGGVFAPWSTRAMQDLEAAVSGDGCTYVHAPNADEPLAHSVHELSSVLGVNVVAYDSTHAIEGKISAGGLFRTTDLLAVPGIVGCDKPVVLLLHHHLVPTPVTDVGVMDTSHTTWFERNFVQRFLPWLVSFADREELFMTALGAGTTLTLLGSLGSATVVLHGHKHYPTARLLRATQAGDGDVLIASAGSSGTLEQYRALGPRERTFLWPSFNAVTFRGDDISIETVFFSPKGTRPNVRQVLARATRKGASWEGSRVEGPSISEVRVASDEAEFLLRPGGVGLWDVSCLRRLGTPPGSVRSYQEPLDALPRAEISGERVSVEPNGRVTLRVDPGETSYRATSALVRTVGEARRRNAGDAFSPFQCVSLKVRRGAGLARLVLRGLPRAAEICFGTLTDLNTGQERPIALEPADDGVSLVVPFCPARRLLRIHWPLETA, encoded by the coding sequence GTGAGCGACGCGCTTCTTCTGCATCTTTCTGACCTACACTTCTGCAAAACCGAGGAACGGGATCCTGCCCCGGAACTCCGGAAGCTCCTCTGCAAGGCCGTGGGAACGGTCGTCGAAGAGGCGGGGCCGGATGTCCGCGTGGGCCTTGTGGTCACCGGTGACCTCATCGACAGCTCGGACACGCCCGCCGAGCGCATTGCCGATGTCTTTCGAAGCTTCGTGCATGACCTGCGGGAGGTCATCGGCTCGGCGCCGATCGTGCTCCTGCCGGGCAACCACGATCGACGCATCGGCGGCGTGTTCGCGCCCTGGAGCACGCGCGCGATGCAGGACCTCGAGGCTGCGGTATCCGGCGATGGGTGCACCTACGTGCATGCCCCCAACGCGGACGAGCCGCTCGCGCACTCGGTGCACGAGCTCTCCAGTGTGCTCGGCGTGAACGTGGTGGCCTACGATTCCACGCACGCCATCGAGGGCAAGATCTCCGCGGGGGGACTCTTTCGCACGACGGATCTGCTGGCGGTGCCCGGCATCGTCGGATGCGACAAGCCGGTCGTCCTGCTGCTGCACCATCACTTGGTGCCCACGCCCGTCACGGACGTGGGGGTGATGGATACGTCCCACACGACCTGGTTCGAGCGCAATTTCGTGCAGCGCTTCCTTCCGTGGCTCGTCTCCTTCGCCGATCGCGAAGAGCTGTTCATGACCGCCCTGGGGGCGGGAACGACGCTCACCCTTTTGGGCTCCCTGGGGTCGGCCACGGTGGTGCTGCATGGGCACAAGCACTACCCGACGGCGCGCCTGCTGCGTGCGACGCAGGCGGGTGATGGGGACGTGCTCATTGCCTCGGCGGGCAGCTCGGGGACGCTCGAGCAATACCGCGCGCTCGGGCCGCGGGAGCGCACGTTTCTGTGGCCCTCGTTCAATGCGGTGACGTTTCGTGGGGACGACATCTCCATCGAGACGGTGTTCTTCTCGCCGAAGGGGACGCGCCCGAACGTGCGCCAGGTGCTGGCGCGGGCCACGCGCAAGGGCGCTTCGTGGGAGGGCAGCCGCGTCGAGGGGCCGAGCATCTCCGAGGTGCGCGTGGCGTCCGACGAGGCGGAGTTCCTTCTGCGGCCCGGCGGGGTGGGGCTCTGGGACGTGTCGTGCCTGCGCCGGCTCGGCACGCCGCCCGGTTCGGTGCGCTCGTACCAAGAGCCGCTCGATGCGTTGCCGCGCGCGGAGATCTCCGGTGAGCGCGTCAGTGTGGAGCCGAACGGACGCGTGACCTTGCGCGTGGATCCCGGGGAGACCTCGTACCGGGCGACCTCGGCGCTCGTTCGCACGGTCGGCGAGGCGCGGCGGCGGAATGCCGGCGATGCGTTCTCTCCGTTTCAATGTGTGAGCCTGAAGGTTCGCCGCGGTGCGGGGCTCGCGCGCCTGGTGCTGCGCGGGCTGCCGCGGGCGGCGGAGATCTGTTTTGGGACGCTCACCGATCTCAACACCGGGCAAGAGCGACCGATCGCGCTCGAACCGGCCGACGATGGCGTCTCCCTCGTGGTTCCGTTTTGCCCGGCGCGGAGGCTTTTGCGGATACATTGGCCGTTGGAAACGGCATGA
- a CDS encoding phytase: MNLLRHVGMVCSAWAVLLGACHTDEPITAATETPNESDPADMDDPAVWVHPTTSGQSLIVAAAKKGGLRVYDLAGRLVRSYPSHGNRFNNVDVQYNFDLGGTRIDIAVASDRLKDQLRIWKIDPAAENGPLVDITDPEIGRLFPTRPDPADREHKTVENPNDGKNTAYGLTLYRNKFANKIYALVNQNNEALIAQFELVARPGGRVGMAPIRNWIFPYIYKGQDLTQEDEADPTKDFSPQFEGMAVDQARGTLYAGQEDVGLWRIDLRSGIADARPFYETTAFDPQSKIARDVEGLTIFYAPGGKGYLLASSQGQAHGEPPLAPQPGLDDTFAIFTREGDNAYLGSFSISANPELGIDAVQECDGADVTNVSLPGYPHGLLITQDGYNDDNLSGDPSATNLKFTPWDRIALPQGLTLDSTYDPRTQE; this comes from the coding sequence ATGAACCTTTTGCGCCACGTAGGGATGGTGTGCAGCGCATGGGCCGTGCTTCTCGGCGCGTGCCACACCGACGAACCGATCACGGCCGCGACGGAGACGCCGAACGAGTCCGACCCCGCCGACATGGACGATCCCGCCGTGTGGGTGCATCCGACAACATCGGGGCAATCGCTGATCGTGGCCGCCGCGAAAAAGGGGGGCCTTCGCGTCTACGATCTCGCCGGCCGCTTGGTGAGAAGTTATCCGAGCCATGGCAATCGATTCAACAACGTGGACGTGCAATACAATTTCGATCTAGGCGGCACACGGATCGACATTGCCGTCGCGAGCGATCGGCTGAAGGACCAACTCCGCATTTGGAAGATCGACCCTGCGGCAGAAAACGGACCGCTCGTGGATATCACCGATCCCGAAATCGGCCGCCTTTTTCCGACCCGGCCCGATCCGGCGGATCGCGAACACAAGACGGTGGAGAATCCAAATGACGGAAAGAATACCGCGTATGGATTGACGCTTTATCGCAACAAATTTGCAAATAAAATTTACGCATTGGTCAATCAGAACAATGAGGCGCTCATTGCCCAATTCGAATTGGTCGCACGCCCCGGTGGAAGGGTGGGCATGGCCCCGATTCGAAACTGGATATTCCCTTACATTTACAAGGGGCAGGATCTGACGCAGGAAGACGAGGCCGACCCCACGAAGGACTTCAGTCCCCAGTTCGAGGGGATGGCCGTCGATCAAGCACGGGGCACGCTCTACGCCGGGCAGGAAGACGTAGGCCTCTGGCGCATCGACCTACGCAGCGGCATCGCGGACGCGCGTCCGTTCTACGAGACCACCGCGTTCGACCCGCAAAGCAAAATCGCGCGCGATGTCGAGGGCCTCACCATCTTCTACGCCCCGGGCGGCAAGGGCTACCTGCTCGCCTCGAGCCAAGGCCAAGCCCACGGCGAACCGCCGCTCGCCCCGCAACCGGGCCTCGACGACACCTTCGCCATCTTCACCCGCGAAGGGGACAACGCCTACCTGGGCAGCTTCTCCATCTCGGCCAACCCCGAGCTCGGCATCGACGCCGTTCAAGAGTGCGACGGCGCCGACGTCACCAACGTCTCACTCCCCGGCTACCCCCACGGCCTCTTGATCACCCAAGACGGCTACAACGACGACAACTTGAGCGGCGATCCCTCGGCCACCAACCTAAAGTTCACCCCCTGGGACCGCATCGCCCTTCCCCAAGGCCTCACCCTCGACTCGACCTACGACCCCCGCACACAGGAGTGA
- a CDS encoding cystathionine gamma-synthase: protein MSDLDPSTLKLDTLCIHAGQEADPLTGAVMTPIVLSSTFAQDGPGEHKGYDYSRAGNPTRNALEACFAALEGGRHGIAFGSGCAATMALILTLKTGDHVLVGDDVYGGTFRIFDKVMKQFGIDATFLDMSEPARVSAALRPQTRMIWMETPSNPMLKIFDIAAIADIARKAQLPLVVDNTFATPVLQQPLALGATAVVHSTTKYLNGHSDVVGGAIMTSDDALAERLHFVQKAAGAVPSPFDCYLVLRGVKTLAVRMERHVASARKVAERLTLHPQVARVHYPGLPSHPGHALSAKQMSGPGGMLSFELRGGLPAATAFLKALRIFACAESLGGVESLAEHPAIMTHASIPAEARAQLGIGDGLLRLSLGIESADDLWADLERGFAEAKRI from the coding sequence ATGAGCGATCTGGATCCTTCTACGCTGAAGCTCGACACCTTGTGCATCCACGCCGGCCAAGAGGCCGACCCGCTCACGGGCGCGGTCATGACCCCGATCGTGCTCTCCAGCACCTTCGCGCAAGACGGCCCCGGTGAGCACAAAGGGTACGACTACTCGCGCGCGGGCAACCCCACGCGCAACGCACTCGAGGCGTGCTTCGCCGCCCTGGAAGGCGGACGCCATGGCATCGCCTTCGGCAGCGGGTGCGCCGCCACCATGGCGCTCATCCTCACGCTCAAGACCGGCGACCACGTCCTCGTCGGCGACGACGTCTACGGCGGCACCTTCCGCATCTTCGACAAGGTGATGAAGCAGTTCGGCATCGACGCCACCTTCCTCGACATGAGCGAGCCCGCACGCGTCAGCGCCGCCCTCCGCCCGCAAACGCGCATGATCTGGATGGAGACGCCCTCCAACCCGATGTTGAAGATCTTCGACATCGCCGCCATCGCCGACATCGCGCGCAAAGCACAGTTGCCCCTCGTGGTCGACAACACCTTCGCCACCCCGGTACTTCAGCAGCCGCTCGCGCTCGGCGCCACCGCGGTGGTGCACTCCACCACGAAGTACCTCAATGGCCACTCGGACGTCGTCGGCGGCGCCATCATGACCAGCGACGACGCCCTCGCCGAGCGCCTCCATTTCGTTCAAAAAGCCGCTGGTGCGGTACCCAGCCCGTTCGACTGCTACCTCGTCCTCCGCGGCGTCAAGACGCTCGCGGTGCGAATGGAACGACACGTCGCCAGCGCCCGCAAAGTCGCCGAACGCCTTACCTTGCATCCGCAGGTCGCCCGCGTTCACTACCCCGGGCTACCGAGCCATCCGGGGCACGCCCTCTCCGCGAAACAGATGTCCGGCCCCGGCGGCATGCTCAGCTTCGAACTTCGCGGAGGCCTCCCCGCCGCCACCGCGTTCCTCAAGGCGCTCCGCATTTTTGCCTGCGCCGAAAGCCTCGGTGGCGTCGAGTCCCTCGCAGAACATCCTGCGATCATGACCCATGCGAGCATCCCCGCGGAAGCACGCGCCCAACTCGGCATCGGCGATGGCCTCCTCCGGCTCTCCCTCGGCATCGAGAGCGCGGACGACCTATGGGCCGACCTGGAGCGAGGCTTCGCAGAAGCCAAGCGCATCTAA
- a CDS encoding tetratricopeptide repeat protein: MSLRPKPANDEGRDAAHWEAVEEASELLHEERFREALVALRNVLQRDPTNPYAFYLAGIGLYESGEIEPSRDAYRACLRVSPTHLGARVALSHVLRILGDTKEAVREGMEALSQSPGDGDALHAVGLAYLARGEMVAAKKYLNAFLETNPEFEVAEEVRGILSEM, encoded by the coding sequence ATGAGCTTGCGTCCGAAGCCAGCCAACGACGAAGGAAGGGATGCGGCGCACTGGGAAGCCGTCGAGGAAGCCTCGGAGCTGTTGCACGAGGAACGCTTCCGTGAGGCCCTCGTTGCGCTGCGCAACGTCCTGCAACGCGACCCGACCAACCCGTACGCGTTCTACCTGGCGGGCATCGGCTTGTACGAGAGCGGCGAAATCGAGCCGTCGCGCGATGCCTACCGCGCGTGCCTGCGGGTGTCGCCGACGCACCTCGGGGCGCGCGTGGCGCTGTCACACGTACTTCGCATCTTGGGGGACACGAAGGAGGCCGTCCGCGAGGGCATGGAGGCGCTCTCGCAGAGCCCCGGCGACGGCGATGCACTGCACGCCGTGGGGCTCGCGTACCTGGCGCGCGGCGAGATGGTGGCGGCCAAGAAGTACTTGAACGCGTTCCTCGAGACGAACCCCGAGTTCGAAGTCGCGGAAGAAGTCCGCGGCATCTTGTCGGAGATGTAG
- a CDS encoding acyl-CoA thioesterase: MHSEPIFAHTIEVTSDDIDALGHASNIAYVRWVQDVAVAHSEAVGLGYGAYQELGAVFVVRRHEVDYLRPALRGDRLEVRTWVASAQAAKCIRITEVRHCADGALLAKASTTWGFIDAAKGRPTRIPDAVRVAFLQPPRGRDLAASRMEETENGEVR, encoded by the coding sequence GTGCACTCAGAACCCATTTTCGCACACACCATCGAGGTCACCTCGGACGACATCGACGCACTCGGTCACGCGAGCAATATTGCGTATGTTCGCTGGGTGCAGGACGTGGCGGTGGCCCATTCCGAGGCGGTCGGGCTTGGCTATGGTGCGTACCAAGAATTGGGTGCGGTGTTCGTGGTCCGGCGTCACGAAGTCGATTATCTGCGTCCGGCATTACGCGGTGACAGGCTTGAGGTGCGAACGTGGGTCGCCAGCGCACAGGCCGCGAAATGTATTCGCATAACGGAAGTACGTCATTGCGCGGATGGAGCTCTGCTGGCCAAGGCATCGACGACGTGGGGCTTCATCGATGCGGCGAAGGGGCGTCCAACCCGCATTCCGGATGCGGTTCGCGTCGCATTTTTGCAACCGCCGCGGGGCCGCGATTTGGCGGCATCCCGCATGGAAGAAACCGAGAACGGAGAAGTGCGATGA